TATAGCATCTCTTCtctgtatcttttattttaaaaatttaaaactcattgtaaaattatttcagaatatatatatatatatatatatattatatatatataatatatatatatatggttttattGTTTCTGTTTCCATTATCACGAGATAATAATCAAATCATGTTGATATACCATCTTTTTAGGAAGCTACCTGTGTGAGGCTCGAATATGAAAACTTTTATATAAAGTGAGTCTCTTTTTCTCCGTTTCACACACAAATGAATACGTGAACGTAAAATTCTTCTTCCTTAGTTCGGATACTTCCTCTCTAATTTCCcgtgatatttattattaaaagagtaatataaatttattttttctttaccatataataaaagaattaaataaaaaacaaatctaaaaataaaaataaaataaaattaaaaatatctaacacCCAATAAAATTCAATAGTATTAGGTTGACTCCTAACCCCACCTACCAGTGGTGTGCCTGCTGAAAGCATACAAGACAAGGTAAGAAAGACCCCACATCATGAAAGGTCGACTATAATAATGCATCTCCAGGCAGCCTACTAAATAACTCTTGAAGTGGATTGCAGACTAAGGAAGATGGCTCCTGCACTCTCTGATATCTTGAGAATCATGTCTAGCTTACTTGTGCTTATGTTACTAATGTTTTGCATGGGAGCAATTAACTTGGAGGCCCAAGATTTGAGCCTTGCTCCTGATGAAggtacatacatacatacatacatatattatatatatatatatatatatatatatatatatatataatttgattttcatacACTCTTCGATAACGCAGTCATCAAATGTGATTGTATTTCCGAATTCTGTAACCATGTTAGTAATGGCATCATGCAGTGATTTTCTTACAGAATTCTGTGTTTTCTGCAAACATTTCTTGGCAAGGCATTGTAGAAGCCACCAGCTAATCATCCCAGAATTAGACGTTGAGATTTAATTGTGATTTATGCAGTGGAAGCTCTACTTGAAGTAGCAGCACAACTGGGCAAAAAAGGCTGGAATCGCAATATGAAACTGTGCAATGATACAATTTTACCTCGAAAGCTAGAAGCTGACAATAAAGTTGTTTGCAATTGCTCAGTTCCTGGAGAACCGTGCCACGTTATTGGCATGTATATCTCTTCACACTTACCACTCcatgcttttattttcaatttttaatctgAGGTCTGAAGGATTCTGACGGGCCCAGTCCAGGGAATTAACAAATTACTCACACTCATAATGCTTCATAATTTTGCTcgattctttttattaagttatataccaatatcatgtattttttttcttgatttcaacatTAAAATATGTTGGTAGtgacattttatatattttttatgaatttattttaattttatgatttaagttgcaagtttaacaaattaacttggatttagttttttaaattttttcttatcttttttaaatttaatattttttttaattgggattagtcattttttttatttaatttctatgaggttatctcgatcttatTACCTAGATCACGGGTTTGATAGGTAAATCTGAGttaatttggtttatttttttagtcattttttaattattttttttaatttactcttCAAcaactgattttgttttttaattttatcctccaCTATTAGGCTTTTGAGAATCgagtttttttagttgttttcaatttgatttccgTTGAGTTATTTCGGTCtaaatgatttggttttttttttcttcttgattccAACTTTCAACATTAGATGTATTAGAAAAatagatttgtaattttttatttgcttttttatgaagttattttgtCTCTTGTTCTAGGTTATAGGTTTAATAGATTTGCTCGggttaacttatatttttttttttaaattgattttttgtacaATTTTAACCTTCAACATCGGGTTCGTtagaaattgaacttcatattttttttttattttttttcttttgagttatCCCGATCTCATAACTCGAGTTTTGGTTTGGAGGTTGATCGTGGTTGACTTGGGtaggttgttttgtttttttcttttctattttatcatttaacattaaattaatttattagtaattgatttttataatttattttgattttttttctataagctAACATAATTCTCGGTTACAACTTGACATGTTAACTAAGATCGATTCAATAAGTCATTTtcttaatagtttttaaaaaaactaaaggagtTGATGGGTTGCATGTGTTATTGCAATGCAGATATCTCAAAAAGCAAGATCTTGACGGTACTCTCCCAAAGGCTATCGAGAAACTTCCACACCTTAAACATCTGTAAGCAGTGCTTCAAATTATTACGTTTCTACAGATTGAGCACCGTGAATTTGCATCGTATGATTCGGTTTTATTAGAACTTAATTTATCGGCTCTGCAGAGGTCTTTGGGCCAACTACCTGAGTGGCAATATACCACCTGAATGGGCTAATACCAAGCTGGAAACATTGTAAGAAAATTCtgctttcatgttttctagCCAAGGAATTGCTTACTCATAATTAATAGATTGTATAAACAACAGGTCTGTCGGCGTGAATCGGTTGACAGGAAAAATTCCTAGCTATCTGGGAAGGATTACCACACTTAGTTACCTGTATGCATTTTTCTACTAgtcaatttcttgttttttttttcttttcatatttaaatcTGTTCAATTGTTTAGTCAGGAGTAATCCTGAGAGTTGGCATTTATGCAGGAACATTCAGGACAATATGTTTTCCGGAACTGTTCCCCCTGAGCTTGGAGGCTTGGTTAACCTGAAGAATCTGTCAGTTCATTCAAGCTTTTGTATTAGAAATTAAGTCCTAACTGATTATTGAATGCTAagtgtttttctccttttgtgaTTGCAGAACTCTCAGTGGCAATTATCTCACTGGAGAGTTACCCCCGGCTCTCACTAATCTTACCGGATTGAAGGAACTGTAGGCTCTCATTTCTCGTGGTTATTGTGTATCATACTCATTAGTTGCAGTATTTGATATTACAGATGCATCTCTTTACTCTCCAAGTTTCTTGATTCTGTGTTTTCCGTTTGGCGAATGCAGAAGGCTTAGCGGCAATTACTTCACTGGAAGAATACCTGATTTTATTCAGAGCTGGAAACAACTTGATACATTGTATGTGCTAGTTTCTACCACAAGCTCTGAATCTCATCACTGAAGCAGAACCCTAATCCCcctttaattttgtattaacAGAGAGATCCAAGCTGGTGGTTTCACTGGACCCATTCCTTTGAACATCTCTGTCTTGACTAATCTAACTGATCTGTAAGAtacttgttttaaatttatggtCGCAGTTACAACTTTTATCCCGAACATCTCACATTTTTATGCTGTCTAATATTGAGcagaaaaataagtaacttaCTTGGAGATGCTTCAGAGTTTCCCAACCTAGAATCTATAGCAGGCATTAACTATCTGTGAGTTATTCTGGCAGCTGATACTCTCATACCAGgatcaatttaatttacaaCACAGTATATATTTAGCTTACATGAAATTAATGTATATTGCAGGATGTTGAGCAACTGCAACTTGTCAGGAAATTTTCCCATATATTTGACCAGAATGGCAAAGCtgaaaattttgtaatttactcTATCCCTTGTATATCATCCATTCTGTCATTCATCTACATGAAGATTGAAGTGTGAATCTCATGGATACTTAGAGCTGCTGATTTTAGATTGCAGCTacattattatttgtaaataaCTTCAAAATGCATTATGAACCATGGTCTTTACCCTTCCCCCCCCTTCTTTTCGAAAACAGGGATCTCAGTTTCAACAGATTAAATGGTTCACTTCCAACAAATTATGATGGCCTAAAAAGCTTGGAGAAAATGTAAGTATACTGTATTATATTACCTTCTGAAATTAATGTTTGCCATATGAaagcataattattaaacctaaaCCAGTCAGACAACTAGTCCAAGAAAATCCAGGACTCGGAGCATGACCAGGGCCAAGATTCTTGTTGAACCTATTCAACCTGGCCAAACCCTGTCCATACCTGATCGGGTCAATATCTTGTGAAAAGAAtggaacaaaattaattttttttaataaaaacgtTGACCAGAGCTGATCCGATAGCTCAATCcttttttcaagttattctCATGGTAGAGTACAGCAATTATGATGATAAACTTGTCCTCCAGACAGTTTTTTACAATGATAGCCTTGGGCAAATGTTCAACCAAATGACAATTTTTACTTTCTGCATAGGTATCTTACAAGGAACATGCTTACAGGGCCCATCCCAGATTGGATCGACAAAAGAGATACTCGCTAGtatgttagttttttcttaatttctgtatataaattatgatttttgagatttttgtttgtaatatattttctttttactcaattagaattattgaatattttatgcATTAACTCTCCCCTTAAAGACAGAAATGATCAACTTTAGGtaggtttaataatttaattattcaatatattatttttattgaattattgttCGCCTTTATCTGAACattctcaacccaaaagcttaatcattgtcgcacgtgtgcggcggcgcgacgatcgtccaccccaacccttcatgagggtgtggtatgttgtctatttggcatggaaaatatggtgagacaaggagttctttgtctctaagctaaaaatggactgggagtcgccacctagtattctggttactaggaaccttaactggtctttagagatcgggtacggagactggttgcgtaaagggaaggtattagcaccccaactacgccctacctaaggtaggctgcattgttttgtctaataaaatctaagtcatgttgtggtttcctattgtccaaaatatgcattacatgtaatgtcataccccgggttctaatgttcaaacaaaaaaaagaattaaatatctggaatacgcattacgtgtaatgtcataccccaggttttattgtctaaaaaaaaaagaattaaatatccggaatatgcattacgtgtaaagtcataccccggatactaagagacaaacaaaataaaatttttgttgtttttgaaatattgaccaatattctcttgactttaataaactggttattaaagccaaaatgcatgctaaaacatttttttggtgtatgaaaaatacaatatgaatttttagctttgagacacttggccgtatgcacaaaaacatttttttcttttttttttaatttttttgtatttttggaagttttttttttttcgaaaaccgggtatttaaaaatcagatttttgtatttttaacaacataaaaaaaataccaccaaatattaatcaaaatgacataaaaattacatggaaaaataaaatgctgaaaaaaaaatatttttttttaaatgggccggatcaggcccaaatatatgggctgggccgaacctggcccaaagaaTGGGTTAgctactgtgcacatagtaacggggttactgtgtgcacagtaaccagagaattaatctgcaggttactgtgcacatgcacagtaaccgtgaattaattagcgagttactgtgcacagcacagtaactcgctaattaatcttcatctgctgcagaacgtaaacgttctgcacgCAGATGAagctcaacaaaaaaaaacgacgGGCAAGGCTACCTGGAGTGGTGGTGATGTTGGCAGCAACTGATGTGGCAGGGGTGACGGCGGCGGAACTAgctgttcgcggtggccggcggtgctgctttcctctctctctctcctctgttttactctcttctctgcttcttcttcttcttcgctctctctcccttctcttctactttcttctctctctctctcccttctcttctcctcttctttctttgctctcccttctcttccccctctatttatagagcccgcGAGCATGTTTTTTccattgtggagccaaggaacaggtcatgcggcggctggtcgggcgcggctgtccaggcgtgcctcccttagtttcggcggtgcggtaggtggtcagccaatgtcttcggtcggtgggctagagggaccggcggtcggtgggcttgagggaccggcATCATTAAATATGcgttctttttccttctttgctgctgtaTGTTTGGcgaggaagaaaggggaacagtgccgttcaaaacggcactgtttagcctttcaattttttattttattttattatttttttatggggacccaaaaatgggttacaacaatcaTGAACTTCAGGTTTCCCTTATCCTATAACAGATGCGTGTCTGTAGGTTTAATAATATGTCCTAGTCTTTGAAGAGCTATACTGATGAGAAGCTGGAAATCAGATTATCCTTCCCAGTTTCCAGATAGTTTTCAGTACAGCTGTGCATGAATGATCAAACTATCTCCAAGGTTTCATTTAGTTATTGTCCTTGAATAGAAAGGACAAATACAGTAGGGACAAAAATGTGTCTGGTTACAGTGACgaagatgaagatataaaaataaatttgtatagtTTTGGATTGAATTTTTATCTGTTAAAATCAGAAAAGACGTGAGGCGAGGACATGTCCTTTCTATCCCAACTGTCTTCATCTCTTCTGCATTGAGATATATAGCAACCAAAAGCTAACATGTGCAtgcaattttctaaaaaattcgGAAATACTGGCTGAATGTTTAAGGAAGCTATCTTTGTATGCAGCGAAATCGATCTTTCTTACAACAATTTTACTTCGGAAGCAAAATGTAGAGACACACTGTAAGATTGATTTCATTTTCCTTGCCTTGCCTTTGATTTTGAAAGTCTGCTTCTTACATCACCATTCACTTCATGACCTACAAAACTTGACTCTTCTTGTcttgccagaaatctgttcaaAAGTACTTGGGGAGGGAACTATTCGTAAGCTTCTACTTTGATAAATATCTAAAACAtagatcattttattttcttcttctctgtcatttcttttaaataagctGATGATTCTATCTGGCCAATCTTTCCAGGAAACCTGTTGAGTGCCTGAGTGCTTGTTCTGAAGGTACTCTTAAATTTGTAAAGCTATCCGCTTTTACATTTCACCTGGAAGTAGACAGAAAAATGATTTGCATCTCAGTCATAAACAACCTGTCAGCCTagactatatatttatttctatattcATTGGATCATAGCATCTCAGTCATAAACGCAATGGTCCTTTTACTCCATCATGGATCCTGTTGGGTATGCAACCAAAGTCCCACATTGGCTAGAAATGGGGAGGATCAAGGGTATATAAAGATGGACAAATATTTCCATTGGTATGAGGCCTTTTGGGGTATAACccaagagcaaatccatgagggcttaggcccaaagtggacaatatcataTCAATGTGGAGATAAGTGGTGTCCATAGTCCctacaagtggtatcagagcttgttaTTGACAAAGAGGGTGTTTGatccaaactcaaaaatcaCAGTTCACCAAACGTGTTTTTGAACATACCATCGTGTAGAGAAAACCCGGACGAATCCACTCGTGAAAACCCGGCGAAGAACCGACGTCCTGCATGCCCTCACGCGCCCGCACGCTCCAACGCTAGCACTGCCCACGCGCACCAACGCACCGTACGCGCGCCACGCTCCTTCTTCGCCCGGTTTCTGCAAAACGGGTCGGGTCTGACCCGCCACGCCAGCAAGTCGCACGGTCAACGTCCACGACACCTGCCACGTCGCCTGCACGTCATCCATCTGGGTTTTGATCCAGTGCACCTCAGACGGTAATCGTCTGACACGTGGCTACATCATCACCGTTGAAGGGTTCTAATCCGGTGCGACGCAGTAACTAATCGGCTGACACGTGGCCTAATCTGCACCGTTTATGAGGTTTGATCCGGTGCGACTGAGGGTCTAATCTGCTGACATGTGGCTTCATCAGAACCGCTACTGAGTTTTTATCCGGTGCGGCGCAGGCGGTACTCTGGCTGACACGCGGCTGCATCTGAACCGTACTTTAAAGCAAAATTTTGATTGCTAAAATCTGAGCCATCCGAAGTCCGATTGGGGTGATCTCAGTGTCATTTCCAAGGTTTTGGGTCGTTCTGGACACATCTGTAAGGTCAGATTGGGGAAATTCGAATCGGGGAATTCGTAAAAATGGCATATGAAATAAAGGCTGCtggaattgaaaaatttgacGGAACAAATTTTGGATACTGGAAAATGCAAATTGAAGATTATTTATATGGGAAGAAACTTCATCTTCCCTTATTGGGAAGCAAACCAGAAaagatggaagaagaagaatggcaACTTCTTGATAGACAAGTTCTAGGCATTATCCGGCTATCGTTATCAAGAAGAGTTGCTCACAATGTTACGAAAGAAAAATCCACTGCAAAATTGATGGAAGCCTTGTCTGGGATGTATAAGAAGccatcagcaaataataaagtGCACCTAATGAAAAAGTTGTTCAACTTGAAGATGGTCGAAAACACTTCTATGACACAACACCTCAACAACTTTAATACCATCAAAAATCAATTATCATCTGTTGCGATTGAgtttgatgatgagattcgtGCACTCATCTTGCTAGCTTCACTTCCAAGCAGTTGGGAAGGCATGAGGACAGCCGTGAGCAATTCAGCTGGAAAATCCAAACTGAAGTATGATGACATTCGAGACTTGATTTTGGCTGAAGAAGTGCGAAGGAAAGACTCGGGTGAAAGTTCAAGCTCAGGATCAACTCTCAACATCAACACTCGAGGGAGGAGACACGATAGAGGCTCATCCAGAGGCAGATCAAAATCCAGATACAGAAGTAAAAGCAAGTTTGGATCCAGAAAGCAGGTTGAATGTTGGAATTGTGGCAAACCTGGTCATTTCAGTAGGAATTGCACAAAACCGAAGAAACCTGAAGCTGACTCTGCAAACGCTACCACAGATGAGGTACAAGATGCTTTAATTCTTGCTGTACAAAGTCAAATTGATGAGTGGATTCTTGATTCTGGTGCTTCATTCCACTGTACGCCACACAATGAAATGCTGCAAAATTATGTTGGAGGAGATCACGGTGTAGTCTATCTGGCCGATGGAACACCACTGAATATTGTGGGTATAGGAGATGTGCAAATCAAGACAATGAATGGATCTATATGGACCTTGCAGAATGTAAGGCATGTTCCTgaattaaagaagaagttgatctcTGTCGGACAACTTGATGATAGTGGtcattcaatactttttgcTGGAGGAATGTGGAAAGTATCAAAGGGAGCAATGGTTTTAGCTCGTGGAAAGAAAACCGGCACCCTGTATATGACCACAAGATTTGCAGACATCATTGCCTCAACTGAAGCAGAAAATCAAGCACAGTTATGGCATTGTAGACTTGGCCATATGAGTCAAAAGGGGATGAAGATACTTCAGTCGAAGGGAAAGCTGCCAGAGTTAAAAAATGTCGACCTAGACATTTGTGAAAGCTGTGTTCTTGGAAAGCAGAAGAAGGTCAGTTTCTTGAAGGTTGGCAGGACCTTAAGACCAAGAAAGCTAGAACTGGTACACACAGATTTATGGGGACCGTCTCCAGTAGCATCTCTTGGAGGTTCTCGGTATTATGTGAATTTCATTGATGACTTCAGCAGGAAGGTATGGGTCtactttctgaaaaataaatctgatgtgtttgaaacattcaagaaatggaaggctaTGGTTGAGACTGAATCAGGTCTAAAGTTGAAATGCTTGAGATCTGATAATGGAGGAGAATACATTGATGGAGGTTTCAAGGAGTATTGTGCTgtcaagtggtatcagagccttgcccCGGAGTTAGCCATGATGGATGAATCCTCGAAATGCCGAACAAAAGGTGGTGGCCCCCCCCAAGCAAATCACGATGTAATCCGTGGATCAGCTCTATTGGATAGGCGGTGTGCTCCAGGTGCTTCACGAACGTGTCCTGGCTCCAACACGGTGAAGAGGAGTTGACCTAGAAAGAGCAAACTCTCAAATCAGGTAGTGCTCTCCGGATGCTTCATGGACGTGTCCTGACCCCAACACGGTTGACCCCAACACAATGAAGTGGAGAATGAAGAATCATGGTTGATAGAGAGAGTGGACAGATGAATGATCGTTTGAGGGGAGGCTCGGTGGTCCTTTGTTTGAGGGGAGGATTGTTGGATATGCAACCAAAGTCCCACATTGGCTAGAAATGGGGAGGATCAAGGGTATATAAAGATGGACAAATATCTCCATTGGTATGAGGCCTTTTGGGGTATAACCCAGGAGCAAATCCATGAGGGCTTAggcccaaagtggacaatatcataTCAATGTGGAGATAAGTGGTGTCCATAGTCCCTACAGATCCGACCACTAGTATTTCCATCCCAAGAGGAAGATGCTTTGCATCATCCACCTCCGGAAAGAAATCGAATTTAAGACCTTCAACTGGTGTAGGAATAAACTACCAGTTGATCCCAAAATCCTATACAAAtgttattttgtataattacaCCTTCAACTGGTGTAGGACAAACTTATTCCTATATTCATTGTGGGCATTTACATTGTGGGTCCCACCACGATTTCCACTCTAGGAGGAAAAGGATGCTCCTGCATCCCAAAATCTTAATTGATTCTGTTCTGTTTGCTCCGATTTAGCGTACGGTCTGATCCTAACATTTCTTgtgttataatttgtttaatcaTATCGGTGccataaacatttttatttctatatatagaGCGATATTCAGTGCACATAAATTGTGGGGGACCAGAAGCCACCATTGGAAACACCGTCTACGGAGCAGATGATGAGCCAGGAGGTGCTGCAAAATATGTGTCCAAAAGAGAGGATTGGCAAACAAGTACCACAGGACATTTCTGGGATATTGATTCTTCCTTGGATAACTACATAGCACAAAACAAGTCCATGCTCAGAATGGACAACTCTGTATTGTACACAAATGCACGCTTCACGCCTTTGTCTCTCACATACCACGTTCGCTGTCTGGTAAATGGGAATTACACAATCAAGCTGCACTTTGCAGAGATAGTAATGAGGGATAACAGATCCTACTATAGTCTAGGAAGACGGATATTTGATGTTTATATTCAGGTatctattaattaaaagatcatAGATTCATTCCTTATGCAATAGGTGacagcttaattgaagaattgttcTCGCAGGACATTGTTGTGCTGAAGGATTTTGATATAGTGAAGGCAGCGGGAGGGGTGGATAAGGTATACATTCATAATTATACAGCACCTGTAACCAATGGAGCTTTAGAGATCCGCCTTCATTGGGCTGGGAAAGGAACCACAAGGTCTCCCACAAAAGGAACATATGGTCCTCTAATATCAGCCATTGATGTGGAATCTGGTAGGTTGACATATAATGGAATGGCAttgtaatcaaataataattagtacTGTGATCTGACAATACTTGCTCTTGCTGCAATTCTATTTCTGCCTAGACTTCAAGCCACCTGATAAAGGCAGGAGGAAGAGATTCATTGTCGCTGGAGCTGTGGTTTTGCCATTATTCCTCATTCTCGTATTTCTATCCACTCTTTGGTGGAAAGGTCATTTGGGAGGAAGGAAATCGAGGGATCGAGGTACAGCTGAtacatttatttgattttgcaaaTTCTAGTGAGGAATCCAGTAACTAAAATAACACGGCAATAAAcaattttcttcatcttattTGCTGTATGTCTATCCATTAATGCATACATTtgtcaaagaattatctcaatACAAAGGTTTATGCTGCTTGGCGAAGCTAAAGGAATggttttatattactctctaaCAATGGCTTTTTCAATGGGAATTATCAATCTCAATGCTGTTTACTTGTAGGACTGCAAAAACCATCTGTGTTCTTCCTTTGATGAATCATTCATGCAGAACAACTAATAAATACATATCCTCTTTGTTCCTTGGGAAGAACTTGTCGGGTTAGATCTGCATACTGGTATCTTCACCTTCAGACAAATCAAAGCTGCAACAAATGACTTTGATCCAGCAAACAAATGACCATATGCAACAGATCAAGCAACAGATCCTCACCACAGCTTAGCGTTTCCAACCGTTGCCAATCCTTCCATTTACTGTTGATATTATTCTCCTAGAATTATAGCAAATGACCATATGCAAATCCTTCCATTTATTGCAGATATTATTCCCCCGAATTATAGCAAATGTCCATATGTATTCACGGCCAAAAAGTAGACTCCTCTCGTGTATATATTTTACTAAGTACTGTAATGCAAAGTGTgagtttttctatcaaattgtGAGCAATTGTCTTGATCTttcatggtatcaaagccttgatgaccaagtggttacgagttcgaatctcacaacccttatttatttggtaaaaattaagcacaaggtaatgtggttctgtgtaagtttcaagcccaaatggctttcacttgagggggtatgttagagaataatataaatcatatcctaggaccttacctaaaagcttaagttattgaattgagaTGGTTCTCTAACAATGAGCATGTAAAGCACCGCAGAGGTGATAGGCATGCATAATAAAACTTGAACCCTAGTtcagagagagaaagggagcAAGTCCCTTCCACCCATACAATAGTTGATTCAGTTGCtcaatatttatgtttattacTAAACGTACGTTCTAATTGATTAATTCTATGTGATTGGATTTTATGTGTGGTCTTGAGCCCTCAAAGCCCCTTAGATAGCCTTCCATCCTTCATTTGCATCATATGGTGGGATGATGATATTAGTGTCTCTTCCAtctaataagttaatttattcaatACCAATTAATATATGgtataacaaaaagaaagaaatgtatTTCATAAATCCTAAAATCatatctaaattataaaaaaaaattataatttttaaaattttaaaagttaataattattaaatattcaattttttttctaaaaataaactaaataaccCTATTTATACTAGTCATTAACCTAAATActctattaaataattaatttaatataataatttaaactattaaataaaattctaaattataatttatagcaATGAACTATGAATGTCGTGCATCTAAATCCCAAGAGAACCCCTAATGAATAATTGCCCAGCGTAGATCACTAGTAGATTTGAATGGGTAATAtagtataaaaattatcaaaatacaaaacagaaaaaactgtCATGGATCACTGATCGCCAGCCATATAGCCCCACCATTGTCAGCCTTCATAGTGAAAGCACCACACACAGAATTTCGCGGCAGGCCACTTATTAATTAAGGAATACTCTAAAAGGCCTGGAAAGTATCTCACGCCTTTTACTTTtccaatttttaatatatttatttattaatatattatattattataattattatattattatattatattatattatataactgtttttttcttttttatgtttttaatttttgtttgtttttttaatgatttattttttattttttttaattaatctatttaattattttacttttatgacacgaccttatagtcaGATctacatccaatattcttgaatCCAGTATTGCCAGTCAGGTTcatttaaacttgggtcatgcaagtttaatattattattaatattataaatattatttttaagtcagATATTGTagtcaaacccaagattcttagatatagctttaaaaaaaatctaaaatttttaaattttagttttttt
This genomic stretch from Populus alba chromosome 19, ASM523922v2, whole genome shotgun sequence harbors:
- the LOC118058109 gene encoding uncharacterized protein, with protein sequence MAPALSDILRIMSSLLVLMLLMFCMGAINLEAQDLSLAPDEVEALLEVAAQLGKKGWNRNMKLCNDTILPRKLEADNKVVCNCSVPGEPCHVIGIYLKKQDLDGTLPKAIEKLPHLKHLGLWANYLSGNIPPEWANTKLETLSVGVNRLTGKIPSYLGRITTLSYLNIQDNMFSGTVPPELGGLVNLKNLTLSGNYLTGELPPALTNLTGLKELRLSGNYFTGRIPDFIQSWKQLDTLEIQAGGFTGPIPLNISVLTNLTDLKISNLLGDASEFPNLESIAGINYLMLSNCNLSGNFPIYLTRMAKLKILDLSFNRLNGSLPTNYDGLKSLEKMYLTRNMLTGPIPDWIDKRDTRYEIDLSYNNFTSEAKCRDTL